A segment of the Haemorhous mexicanus isolate bHaeMex1 chromosome 3, bHaeMex1.pri, whole genome shotgun sequence genome:
TACAGCTTTCTCTTgatgcttttctctctgtttagTTTCTGACACTCAGAAGTTTTCCTGAGAGTCGCAGCTATTCTATTTCAAGATAACTGGCTATGCTCTACTTGTAAGGATCCCCCATCTCATATTTTGTCTAAACTTTTATACATTCCTCAGGACAAAGTGTATGAAATACATAAATGTTTGATGCTGTATTAAGAAAAATGACTctttttcaaaattcagaaCCATTTCCTAATGTTTCATAAATTCTGGTAAGGagtaaattgctttttaaaaatgtgttttataaaTACTCCCTCAAGTGCAGCAGAATGCAGTTTAAAAGTTTATATTAAtggctctttttcttttctcaaagcGTACCTTAAGTTCAATCTAAGTTAACAACAGAAAAGGTCAAAAACATGTTTCTAACTTTTCTGGAACGCAACTAACTTAATATTtagcagctggcagctgtggtgatTACTTTTGGATTATATCTAAAGTTTGCTGGAATATAATTACTGTGATCTATGAACCAGGTAATTAAGGTAAAAACTCCCACATTTTCTTATACCTCATTAAagtatttcctttgaaaattgtTAGCTAATGATGGTACATTAAGAGTTTATCCATTACATGACAATGAATAATTAACACCTTTGTCCTGGGACATTAAAGGACAGAATGGTGCTTAACTGCTCAATGTGAGGATAATTATTTCCTAATTTACAGTGCAAATATCATGCAAGTTTGGGGAGAAAGGACCAATCAAACAGGGAAaatggaatggaaagaaattacttcttttcATAGAATTGCAGAAGgatttggattggaagggacctgaaagatcatCTGTTTCCAAAACAACTGCTGTGGGCAAAGACATCTTTCATTCATTTCCTTCTTTACCAAGAAACTTCAAGCCCTGTCTGCATGCAGGACCCCTGACTCACCTCCCCACAACCTCTGTTTTCAAGTTATAACCGATTCCAAATGTGTGTTATCACCCCGAAGACTGGGATCAACTCTTGGGTCTGAGTGTTCCAGGCACTGGGAGTGCTGGAATACAGCTTTTCCTCAGTAACCAAATTCAACATATGACACACTGCAACAATTGGATTAGACATGGGGGAATGGAAAAGCAACCTGTGGTTGTACAGGGCACACAATCACATAAATTTATATATTGGTCAAAGTTTTCTTGAAGAAAGCGAAATGAATCAGGTACAAGGAATCTCTGTTGTCATGTAAAAGCTGGTACGGAATAAATTAATTGGCTTTAGGACTGCTCGGGACTGGCTCTGCTCTACCACGCGAGGCATGCACTTGTTGCAAAACAGCACAGCAAGGGACTCTATCTGTACTCAAGTACCTAATCTGAAAAGCCTGAAACCTTCCAGTTTGattgcagctgctctgcaaaacAACAGCTTTGGTGGGAAACAGTCAAGGCGTTGCTTTTGGACCAGAACTTCAAAAAAAAGTTTCTCACGATCATCTGTTAGACCATCGAGTAATTACATATCTAGTGGAATCCCTGcctacagaggaaaaaaaaaattagtctgaaacagaatatattttgcctgcttttaattttgtctCCAATTATGATACATTATTTATGAAGCCACAAAAAGTGTAAAGTAAGATTTTTCTGCgaggtttttctgtttataaGGAACTGAGTTaaacaaatgagataattaGGAAAATTAGGGTTAAAAATATCCATTCTATATGAGAGAGACATGCATGGCTACTCAGGAAATCCTGCTGTAAGAAATTACCAAGGCCAGACTACCAGACACACTACATGTCTGCTAAAAGATTAAATCAATCCACCTTGGGACCGCTTTTTCTCGAGGAACTGGGAACTTTCAAATCATCTCCTTCCCAATAATTCTAAATTCCTATTAGGTCGAGTAGTTCGAGCTTCTGGCTCGAAGGCAAGCTTTCAATCAGTTCTCGGCCCATTCTTCTTCCCGCTTCGGTGGACATAGCCTTTTGCCAGAGCTTCAGCAGCAATCCTCCTTGGAAAGAACACAACATGACATTGGCAAATTAGCACGGAGCGCATGCGGCTCGCAGCACTCCAGGGACCAAGTGCGCGTCTGGCAACAAGCACCAGACACTCTCCGGGGACAGAGAATTGTAGACAAAGCTGGAGCTTGCCGGTGGGGTGATAATTGCCTACAAATGTGCGGGGAGACGCAGAGCATTCATTCAGCTCAGGATCCTTTGTATCTGACAGACAAGGGGGCTCGCTCCCTTGTCACCAGTTGCAGGTCGAAATGATTGAAGACTTGTGGGAAGGTCTTAGTCTGCTCTGGCACATAGCTCCGTGGTTTATGGAGCAGTAGCCTGGGAGGTATAGTCAGGCCTGTCTTCGTTTTCACTCTAAAACAAAGAGTGTTCACTTTCTGCCAGCTAAGACTCCAAGCTAAAGAAGCAAATGATCCAAATACTTTTGTCCAGGTGATAAGCAGAGGCTCTCTAGGACGCGTGGCTTGGCCAACCCAGCCTAGCATCAGCACTGGTTTGCAGGAtagcctctgccagctcctcaccccAGTCAGTGCTCATCTTTGGAGTGGGTAGAGGGGAAATGTGAGGGTAAAAATGTCTTGTGTAAGAAGAATTTATTATCTTCCTGTTCTGCCTTTGGGTAGAAAGCTGATCTGATAGTCCGTGAGTAGAAAACTTTTAGAAGCAGCACAACTCTCATTACAGTTCCTGCTGGACTAGCAGGGGcaactgaaggaaaataaagagcaaTCAAACTCTGAATCAAGAAATCAAGTCCCACTCTGGGTTAGACAGGGTCCCATTCTAGGAGGTGGTAAGACCCTCTATCTGCTGTTGAAGTTTGCAGTACCAGTAGAGAACCCTGTCTCTCACAGCATGTATTTATAAGCACCTACAAAAACAGTATGTTTTGTCACCTGTGTTCTGTAGCACTAAGGTAGGGTCTTTCAGGTCCCTGCTGAGGCTGTGGATTTAGATCCagtcaaatttattttaaagctccTTTTTCTGATCTGCAAATCAGTTACCAGGCTTAATTAGGTGGCATTTCATTCTCAGCTGAATTCAAAGCTCATCCCTTAGAGCAAAGCCAGGGAAATCTCTCCCCTGCAAAGCAAGGGATTTCAGCTATGGGATTCATTATGGCTGCACCTGCATGAAGCTTatctctctttctccttccaTTTATGATGTTCAACATCCACacatccttccctctctccctgcagtgctgtagCACCTGATGTGCTACCCTGGTGCTCTCGACCCTCCTTCCTGTCCTTCTGGTCATGCTTTTCCTTGCTGTGCTCCACTCCCTTCCTGGAGGTACGTCAAGAAACCCTGAACTTTGTCATAGGCTGCAAGCAGGCAATAGATCTGTTCAGACCCTTATTCAGATTCCAAAATTAATGCTGTGTGAAAAATGTGAGGGAAGCACTCTGTGATGGGAAGATGCTCTTTTGCAGAGCTGAATAGCTTTATTTCACATATTTTCAGCTTTAAATCCAACCGGTGAGagaattttcagtgaaatgtaCAGGTAGAAGAGGATCACCATATCTAGGCATGCCaatttttcagtgtatttttgcattctattttaatttaaagattCAAAATAACTTTGCTTCATAAAGGTCAAACAAAAATAGCCAGCCCAGGAGTAGCTACGAAAGAACTGAATCCTCAGGAGGGTGTAATTCTGTGTTGCACCACTGGATGGTGATGTACGACTTATTTTGCTGAATACGATAAAGTCAGCATAGACTAAGGATAGTTTTTCTGGGTCAGATCTCTGCTAAATCAAAGACCGAGAGAAAACCAGAAACTGAAACCAGAACACTTCTGGACACAAAAACTGTTGCTCATGataatttactttttgtttgtttgttcttgttCAACTGgtataataatttaatttacagCTGTAAGAGTTTCAGATTCAACTggtgaaacacaaaaaaaaaagtctctgtttttaaagtttctgtaaaagctgggaaaagaaagaataagaTCATCTGCTCCCATaatgttttgaggttttttctcactgaaatcCCTCATATTGTCAGTGTTATCCCAAGAGCATTTGCTGTGGGATAGCATCTGCTGTGTTGTTTGCTTATGGTtgtattttaattgttttactGTTAATCTCTTAGATATGTTTATACTACTTTATATCAAACATTCACTGCATTCATATGGAGAAAGATATATAGAGAGAACAAGATATTAATATCTATGGACAGCAGACATCTGTAGGTCAGGCTCTTAcctgttattttatttactttgtgAAGAGCTCTCAGTGACACCAAGACCTTATTTTGCTCTGGACTGAAGCCACTAATGGATGGGAGAACATCCCCTTCAACAAGGATCCTCTGGGGCAGGAAAGCCTGGAAGTTGTTTGTGGTCAGTAAGTCTGTACTGAAGTGTGTGGCAGCAATGAAATCCACAGCATTAGCCCAGTCTTCACCAAAATTTGCTTCTGGCTCAGAGAGATATTTTaagctgaaagagaagaaaataaaaaatgtggcAGATAACTGAACGCTCCTGTAGAACACACTAGTTGATCATTTATCCCAAAGGTTTTTGTTCAGTATAAAATCCTGAGTGGCCTCAGCGCCACAGTGACTTGAAGCCTCCTTAAGTACTTTATACCAAATTTCTCCTGGCAACCCTGCCGCTTCCCAGATTAAACACAGCTCCTGAATCAGgccctggctcccagaggggaACCAGCATCTCATTTTAAGCCCAGAGCCTGACTGGTCATGGCAGTCTGGGCAGCCATCTCTCACTCGTCATCTCACACTCTGAGAGAGATGAAGTGCAGAGCCTAAAGAGTACATGGGCTCATGCAGACTTTGTTAGGATGCCATCCTTCCAAAGAGGCCTGGAGGTGGAAAGATGCTCCATGGACACCGTTCTATTCCCCTTACCTGTCATGGAATCTGGGGAGTGCATAAGCAATGGAGGAGGTGTGTGCCTTCCACAtgaggccaagggcatcgtcCAGTTTGaaggaggagaggctggcagagctcccagctttGTGTTCTGTAGATAACAGATACTGCAGCAACAGGGAGCAAAAAGGGCAGAGAATGTGAGAGGAGGTTTAAATCCAATTCTTATTTCTTTATATAAGCACATGCCTCACAAAATACTAAGCTAAAGGAAATTGCATTTGAATAGTTAGTAATAGTTGCTGTTCTTTGACTTCAACATTGCAAGGGTTTTATTCACATAATTTCGGTATTTGGTTACAAAAATTCAGTGGACTTTTGCATCTGAGTGCCATGGAATATTCAGTGTTAAAATAGGGGACTCTTTATTATCTTAAAAAACTTATCTATATTCTTTTAACCACAACTTTCTgaagattttcagaaaaagaagaaaattatcctTGCTATCATTATAGTTATTTGAGGAGTAGACATTTTACAATAACTTCTGAAACATGATGCATGGGAAAAATGATCTTATGAAGACAAATCCAGTCTTACTCTTAAACATCTACTTTCACTCACAAGGGGGACTTACAGTTTAACATTCCTGCTCATTATCAGTTATTTGACTACCAATAAAAAATACAGGCTGCAGTTGTCGAGCTATAAAAAATAGTTATTAAATCTATGGAGTAAGAAATATTGTTATTTTTGGGATTAGAGAACAGTCGAATAAGGAGGAAAGAGAATATCTCCTTGCATAAATTGGTGTAGTTCTGATTGATGTTTCAGCATTTTCAAGTTTTAGAagtttaaagaaataaacaaaacttATAAAACCAACCAAAGGGCACTTTTTAAGGGCTGTGTTCCATCTCACAGGCTTATTTTGGATTGCTAACATAAGCAGTATTGGAAGAATACAAATATAATTGAATACAAAACAGTGTCTTGGAACAGAGGCCAAAATACAGAACTATctcaaaggaagagaaaaattccataacttttaaaaatcctgtCCTACTTATTTCTGACTCACTGTATGTTATGCTTTCCTTTTATCCTGCTTGTTATTTTTACATGAAGCTGCTATTGAAAACAAACTGAGCTCTTTGAATcttaaaaaataacagtaataataGTTTTTAAAGCTAATATTTTGGTATAAGttctaaacatattttttaaaaaaatatttacttcaaaAAAAGCCTTCCAGTCATCCATGAGCTTGGGCATGCGAGACCAGCAGTCTTTAACGCTGTAACAGAAATCATCTTTTTGCTCCTCTGGTGGCAATATTTCTATCTCATATGGCAGCTGCCCAAAGAGACCAGCCTCCACTGCCCCCAGAAAGGGTATAATAGACAGATAGTAATTCATACCTGCAACAATAATtaaaaggcagcagctgttaatcacaagcaaatgaaaaattccGACACAGGAAAATGAACTCTCTCCCACACCAAATGCAACTGTTTCAAATTGCCACAAATAAAACTGTGTTCAGCAGTGGAATATATGTACTGAAATGTAATAAAGGTGACTCTTGTATTGATTTAGATATGATTTGTAGTGTTCATTTATGCATTGTCCTTTAAGAGCCTTGTATGAGCTTCCACTGTGTTTTActttgcagaaaaggaaaaaagctagTGGAAAAAACTTAGACCTTTGTAGGCTGTCATGGACAGGACAAGAAAAGTTTCTCAAATAGTAACTGCAAACTAAGTGTAGAAAGACTAAGGGGTATTCCACAAGGATTGTTGCCATTAAAAATCCCTCTTCTATGAACCCTTTACCTATGAGAAAGGAAACTGTgatattttcctggaaaataataattttgcttttaaaaaatatttcactcaCTGAAAATTGCTTGGATATTATCTCAGATTATCTGTTTAGATTTATTTTATGATGATGGCTTTCTTTGGTCAGATGCGTAAGCTGGAGCAGTCAGACCCAGGATGTAGGAAACTCAGGCTCAACTCTCACTGGTGCCAAATCTTGTCCCCAGTGAGAGTGCCCACAGGGCTATTTGATATTCCTCTCTTGAAAGGAGAATCTGAAGTTCTCCTCTTAATTGTGTCCCCTTTGAAGAAATTAAGTTCAATAGTTTTGAGTGAAGAAAACCCTGGGGATCTGTTGGTCTCCCTCTTGGGTAGGCACCTCTGAGTTGTTATGCTGAGAAGTCATTTGCTCATGCGTGGTCTCAGGGACATGGACTGTGCTAATGTTTTGTACAAAATCCCAGCAGTGAGGACCAAAATCATCAAAACCTGAACACCTACCATGCGTCCATGTCCTCCTAATGGGAAGCCATTGTTCACCCTTATGGGAGAAGATCACAAAACAAAGTTCACAAAGGAGTGTGTGTGTTGCCTGTAGTTCAGCAGGGACTGAGTCTGCATACCTTAGGAGCAGGGATACTGAGGGAACTCGGTGTATTGCTCTAAGCATGAGGTGATAAAAAAGGACGGAGCAGCATGGAGGTGCTGTGGTCATGATCTGTCGAAATCGATGCAGATATGAAACAAAGGATGGGGCAACACAGCGGTGTTGTGGTTATGCTCCATTGAAAACCTGCAGCTAGCAGGAACTAAGCCCAAGGAATGAACCAGACGGTAACCAGAAGCTGGCCTTTGCTTCATTGGCTCAAAAATATGTCTTGCTTTTCACACTCTGCATATACTAAAGACTCAAGAACCACATCAACATGAAATGTCACCAACTGTAACTTAaccttttcccaaaaaaatataaatctagCTCAAGTGGGGAGGGAGGTCAGACAAGACTCCTTCATAACTTCTGGGATCAGTCAACAGGCTGAACTTGTCTTCATCCCCCAAAGGGATACCAATTGGGTAAGAACCTCATTCTGTGCAAGTTGAATTATTATCTCTAGCTAGCTTTAATTGGTGATTAGAATTGGTCAATATATTGCTTCAAATTCATTTTTGCAATCAGTTACTGTCAACAGCAATCTCTGAACCTTAACCTGTCACAGTGTTTGACTATCAGTGTGTTTGTTAATAAAGTGTGTTATTCAGTACACTGTTTAGTGTGAGTACTTCAAGGGCACTAAGAGAGGAGTGGCCAGAAGCAGATAACATACTTGGCAAAACTGGAAATATCTACCAACTCCAAGTAGGAACATTGTTGGTGTGTGACCCTAAACAGGTTGGTCAAGCCATGCTCCAGTAGAGTGGGCTGTTTGGTGGGGGCACTGACAGGCTGGTCAGGCACAAGGGTCTCAACTTCCCTGGGGGTGCTGATGGAACAAATATAAAGGGTTATATATAAAGAGATACCCCTTGTCTCGTGTGATACAGCTCCTGAATGTGGACCTGGGAGGACCTGGTTGGGAATTCAGGAGGAAATGTCTGGCCAGTcagaagagcaaaggaaaactCTCAAGTGATGAGAAGACAGTGTTTCACTGAGACTCATTGCTGAACTGGCTCTTGCCTCTTGCTCACTATTTTCATGAGCAGTATAGAAACCTTGATCTCACATCACAAAGTGCTTATATTCTTTTAAGTGTTCTTGCCTATATTATACATTTGCACCTGCTTGGGTGACTTAGAGAGCATAAATCAATTCAGGGCAGGTCTATACTAAATATTATTCTAGGCAAAGAGACTGATGTTCTTAAGTAGGTAGAATCCCATACACCCTAGGTATATTAAATATGAGTTTCTGGTTTAAACTCATTCCTGGTTTCATGTGACTACTTGTGCCAGAGAGGGCTGCTCTGAAGGTCAGCTGAAAGCTTTCATAtcctcagagcactgagagACGTTTCCATGCAATCTCAAAGACTCTTTGCATGTTCTTCCTTCAATAGGGTAAATCAAACCTGAGTTTGTGCATTTTCTGAAGGCAACAAAATGGACATCAAGCAAACATGCAATACTTAGAAGTAAGCGAAGAGCAGGAATTCAAACACTGAGAAAGTAAAAGTGATAGATTTTATTCCAGGAAGGTCCCCTTCTTGCAAAGGGCTATGCAGTGACTCTTTCTTGACACTGTGTGGGACACCATCCCACAGAGCACTAGTGCTATCTAAAcacagagagggaaaaccaAAGATGAAGTGAGTACCACAGTTTTACCCTagatttacatttaaattttatctATGCTTATGTCTTTGTTCACTTGAAGATATATGCATTGAACTGCTGATTCACAGGCAAAAGATTAATCCAAATGTCcactgaaggaaaaacattCCTGTGGCAGGAATGGGACAGAGCTGCTTGCTCAAAGCTACTGACAGGTCTGGGGAAGAGGGGAGCTTACAACAGGACATcaaggaggctgagggagcaaGGGACAGAAGTGATGGAGGGAAAATATGCTAagggaaaaagaacaaaggaTGGTATAAGAGCCACAAAGATTTCTGCTTGACATTTTTTCACAGAGTTTTAGTTTGAAGTGCAAGCAACTAAACTGAAGAAATCTGCTCTGGACTAATCGTAGACTGCAAATATCTACAAATATCTACAAACATATATACCTGTCATAGTGCTTCTCACATATTTTCAGATGGCCTTCAAGGATACTAATTTATTTTGGAGAAGAACAGTGTGACAGCATATACTTACAGGACCACCAGCTTCTTACAGATTGGCACAGGAGCTCTCCATTTTCATAGCCACAGGAAGTCACACCAGAAGGATCTGCTAATCTACCTGAATGAATCAAATGAAATAATACAACAAATACTTCTCAAACTTGTCACACAAGAAATCCCactgagatgaaaaaaatattaaggaaTAAAGCATGCAGAGTTTTGGTTAGAGAAGCAAAACAATCACTGTTGCTTTGCTTAAAAAACAAATGTCCTAGAGTACTTGTGTTTCCCATTGCATAGTAATTTGATTGTGTTTTACATTTTGAGCTATCCCTCACTGTAAATGTATTCTGTGAATTTATAGAACTGTTTGAAATCAGGAGATCACAGTATTTTTAGTGagaattaaatataaattcaCATGCAGACATGAGCACATGCATAGCTGAAGCATCATTTCTAACAGATGTAGGGCTGCTAGTTCAGGAGAGCTGCTTAACGAGCAAAATAGCACAAACTAAATGTACCAGTAATTGCCTCACCTAATTGGGTTGTGTGATACAGAATCACTTCCAGCTTAATCATGCTGACAAACGTAGCCTTACTGTGAAGCTAAGCATGCAAACATTGCTGTAACTAATTAGCAAAGTTTGCAAGCATCTGTGCTGTAGAAAACATGCAAGACATTTTGCAATTATTCATGAGAGGATATTTTACTTTGAGCACGTGGCATGAAGAAATAGCCTAAGCCCTAAAAGAATACCATATGTGTACATTAAGTGTTGCCATGCAGAGTGTCAGGAAGTCTGCTTTAAGTGCATGACATGCAACTACCATGGCCTTGTGCAACAACTTGAGCTATTCCAGAAGCTCCCAaactgccctgcagagcacttGCTCTCTGACGAGTCAGCTGAATAGTGGCAGTGTCATTTCTGTCAGATTAGAACTAAACCTAATTGCCAAACCAAATTTTCTGATACTTACACTCAAGAAGAAGAGACAATCATGAACAATGTGCATACAAATTGTCCTAATTAGTCTTCCTAGCTGACTGGGCAGAGCTTGTGCTTTGGGGCATGCTAGCTACTCACACCTGTATCTTTCAGTAGCCAAGCACTGGGAACACGAACTTGCAATAATGAGGGTTGCCGTtcaacacaatttttttttttttaattaagattgtgttttttaatatttacagaaatattCAATTTTTCAAGATTTTACTTCAACAGACTGTCAACAAACAGGCAGCAATAGATCACTGGTGTGAAAAGAGGGTGAATGGGAAGCATAAAGgctaagaagaaaaagacaaatgttGCAAAAGAATTGTACATGAGGTTTACCAAATATTGTTGGCCTTGGTGTTTCAGGAAAATGAAGATTTCCCAGGCAGTATCAGTGATAATTATAAGATATGTAAAAATTGGAGCTGGAAGCATTAAGTGCACTTACAGGTGTCCATACCATTTTTGTTgtctctgcttcctcctcttccctgtgCTTAACACAATTGTTATTTCAGTCTTCAGGTCTATCCAAGCTAATCTGTATTGACAGTGCCTCCCAGCTGTGTTATTGATAACTATGTGAAACCTCATCAGCAAGATTTCTCCACTTGTTTTTGTGGAATGTTGTTACTGAAAGTGCTAAATGTAGTTATTCTCATCTTGCTGATGAAGAACTCCTAGCACATCCTCCACTTAGCATAGACTTATTTTAGCAGCAGTTATCACTAAATTCTCCTTCAGGTGCTCCTTTACCAGATTTGCAGTTCCCTTGTCCTGTAAAATGGAGTAACTGCATTTCTgaactttgaaaaaaaccccatcatttGTATGACAAAAGAAGATATCAAATAGCCTGACAGAATTTACCTTTGATTCACATAACCTGTGCTTTATCCCTTTTTTTATCTGGTTCCTTATCATTAAATATTCTTTCCTCTATACTTATTCTAATGTTTTGTTTACTGCTGATGtaatacaaataaatacatttgttcttatctcctttttttttttcttaagcacAGGCACAATCTTTCCTGCTCTTCAGACATACAATACCATGTGAATCTTTCTTAAAGTTCTTGATCCTGGGTTTATACTTCTGTATGTGAAGTGGGGATAGAGTCTATCCTGTTTCCTCAGTTTCTCTGGGTAGGACTCTCAGTCTAGCTTTACCTCCCAAGTGACAATTTATGCTTCCACAATCTCATTCCTAATAGCCATGCTGTCTCAAAATCCTTGTCTCTGCTGTAAATTTAGGCAAAATACTGATTTCATTTTATGTCCCTGAGTGGATTATCACAAATCTTTGTACCACTCTTATTAAGTAACAGCTTCACTTGTTCTTCATGGTTTATACAGAACCATAACCATAAAAATATTCTCTCAGTAGCATAACTTTCAGGATCGGACAGAACTGTTAATTCTACaaattttgtaatattttcaaAGTTCTGTTGTCTTGCACCATGAACTCAAATCTTGCTTTTGTTTGACCAAGCTTATTATGTTGACATACAAATGCTTCAGTCAGTCATCACAAATCTATCCCACTGCCTATCTGCATTAGGTTAGCCCTTGCTAACCCCACTACTGTATGAACCAGAATTATGTTATTCTTTGTCCCTTATCCATCTATCCTTCAAATGCTCACATTTTTTTACTGCATAACTACTTTAAGCTATGTGATACTTCTccatttagtatttttttaaccttctgGTCAcgtaaattaaaaaatttgtCAAAGTGTCAGTCCTCTGACTCTTTAGTAGGTGACAAGACATCTTTACCTGTCTATGCAACCAGGGGCAAATCTTCCCCTCACAAACCATGTCCCTTGTCTCTACttggaagttgtccctgcaaCAAGGCACATCCTCACTTTGTGAATGAGGCCATACTCCACAACTCCTTCTTTCCAGCAGGTCCCCACTCAACTGTAGCTGCTGCATCCAGTCATCTTTGACTCTGCCACACCTTGGGTCAATTCTCCTGCTGTACCAGCCATTCGTTTCATTTGCTCTTCTTTTTGTATACATAAAGAAGGAATATAGGAAAAATCTTGCCTAAACTCCAACCAAGTTCTTTTTGTTGCTAGCTGTTTGCCAGCCAGTTTCCTGCTTGGGTTTTGCTTACTATCTTGTTTTCCTCATTTTGATGTAGGAGTAAATTTTCCATTAGGTGTGACTAAATGCTGGCAGCCTTCCTTCACCACCAGGTGCAGGACCTCTGCCTTCTCTCAAACCTACAGTGTGACCCAAACAACCACCACAAGTAGCTA
Coding sequences within it:
- the C3H6orf58 gene encoding protein LEG1 homolog: MWPRFGIHALLVVTVTLSPVPAAAQSENDVTGEDLYPPLWDLAPESLLDFPVKDNKIVISAWNYQDRLGVYKSLLSASAKYFDAFGPQNSGNILWGLPLQHGWQFRTGRLADPSGVTSCGYENGELLCQSVRSWWSCMNYYLSIIPFLGAVEAGLFGQLPYEIEILPPEEQKDDFCYSVKDCWSRMPKLMDDWKAFFEYLLSTEHKAGSSASLSSFKLDDALGLMWKAHTSSIAYALPRFHDSLKYLSEPEANFGEDWANAVDFIAATHFSTDLLTTNNFQAFLPQRILVEGDVLPSISGFSPEQNKVLVSLRALHKVNKITGGLLLKLWQKAMSTEAGRRMGRELIESLPSSQKLELLDLIGI